Proteins co-encoded in one Salvia splendens isolate huo1 chromosome 4, SspV2, whole genome shotgun sequence genomic window:
- the LOC121798873 gene encoding eukaryotic peptide chain release factor subunit 1-3-like: protein MADGQENDKNIEIWKIKKLIKALEAAKGNGTSMISLIIPPGDQIARVTKMLAEEYGTASNIKSRVNRQSVLGAITSAQQRLKLYNKVPPNGLVLYTGTIITDDGKEKKVTFDFAPFKAINASLYLCDNKFHTEPLSQLLESDEKFGFIVMDGNGTLFGTLSGNTREVLHKFSVDLPKKHGRGGQSALRFARLRMEKRHNYVRKTAELATQFYINPATSQPNVSGLILAGSADFKTELSQSDMFDPRLQAKILNVVDVSYGGENGFNQAIELSAEILSNVKFIQEKRLIGKFFEEISQDTGKYVFSVDDTIKALEMGAVETLIVWENMDINRFTLKNTVTNEIVIKYLNKEQEHDPSNFKDAASSGELEVQEKMPLLEWFANEYRNFGCSLEFVTNRSQEGSQFCRGFGGIGGILRYQLDIRSFDEPSDEGEFYDSD, encoded by the coding sequence ATGGCAGACGGCCAGGAAAATGATAAGAATATTGAAATAtggaaaataaagaaattgatTAAGGCTCTGGAAGCTGCTAAGGGAAATGGTACCAGCATGATATCCCTTATAATTCCCCCAGGTGATCAGATAGCCCGGGTCACCAAAATGCTTGCAGAAGAGTATGGAACAGCTTCAAATATTAAAAGCAGGGTGAATCGTCAATCGGTGCTAGGTGCAATCACCTCTGCGCAGCAGAGGCTTAAGTTGTACAATAAAGTCCCACCGAATGGACTCGTGCTCTATACTGGAACTATAATAACAGATGATGGAAAAGAGAAAAAGGTCACCTTCGACTTTGCACCTTTTAAGGCCATAAATGCTTCTCTTTACCTTTGTGACAATAAGTTTCATACTGAGCCATTGTCTCAACTCCTGGAATCTGATGAAAAGTTTGGGTTTATTGTCATGGATGGTAATGGGACCCTTTTTGGAACCTTAAGTGGTAATACAAGAGAAGTGCTTCACAAGTTCTCAGTTGATCTTCCAAAGAAACATGGAAGAGGAGGACAATCAGCTCTTCGGTTTGCTCGTCTTCGAATGGAGAAGCGTCACAACTATGTGAGGAAGACTGCAGAGCTTGCTACTCAATTCTACATTAATCCTGCTACCAGTCAGCCGAATGTATCAGGGTTGATACTTGCTGGGTCAGCTGATTTCAAGACTGAGCTGAGTCAGTCTGATATGTTTGATCCTCGCCTCCAAGCCAAGATACTGAATGTGGTAGATGTATCCTATGGTGGGGAAAATGGTTTCAATCAAGCCATTGAATTATCTGCTGAGATTTTGTCCAATGTTAAGTTCATACAAGAAAAACGCTTGATAGGGAAATTTTTTGAAGAAATCAGTCAAGATACCGGAAAATATGTATTTTCCGTGGATGATACGATAAAAGCTTTGGAGATGGGAGCTGTTGAAACATTGATAGTGTGGGAAAACATGGATATAAATCGTTTTACACTAAAAAATACTGTGACCAATGAGATTGTCATCAAATACTTGAACAAGGAGCAAGAGCATGACCCGAGCAACTTCAAGGATGCTGCATCATCCGGAGAATTGGAGGTTCAAGAGAAAATGCCATTACTGGAGTGGTTTGCTAATGAATATAGAAACTTTGGCTGTTCACTTGAGTTTGTGACAAATCGATCCCAGGAAGGATCACAGTTCTGCCGAGGGTTTGGTGGCATTGGTGGAATTCTTCGTTACCAGCTTGACATTCGATCCTTTGATGAGCCATCCGACGAAGGAGAGTTTTATGACTCAGACTAA